The genomic window GCCCTCCCATCCCAGCGGACATCTACGACAAAGTGTCGGGCGACATGCAGAAGCAGGGCTGTGACTGTGAGTGTCTGGGCGGCGGGCGCATCTCCCACCAGAGTCAGGACAAGAAGATTCACGTGTACGGCTACTCCATGGTGAGCCTCAGCCCCGTCCCGCCCTGCTGGAGGCCCCAGTACCAGCTTCGAGACCCACCTGAGCCTGCTGCCCTGACCCGTGGCCCCAGCTGAGCACACAGGCTTCCCAGGGTTCTCCCAGGGTCCGCGGCAGAGCCCTTCCTCCAGGGCCCATTGTGTTCCTGCATTCCCCCATGGAGCACACGCCAGACCTGAGGGGTGGGACGGAGACCCCCAGACATGGCCGGCCGtctcctctccctgccctggGAGGCCTTGCTGGGCTCTAGCTGTCCTCCAGCACTTTGGGCCCTGGGCCCCCAGAGGCGGTCGGTACCTGGGTGGAGCTCAGAGTCCCCGCCTGTGCTCTTCACAAAAACCACCAGCAGATGAGACCCACGTGCGTCCCTCTGGGCGCCTCAGGCCCCAGGATCCACCATCAAGGTTTGCTTGCCTGTGGAGGTCGCCTCTCCCCAGGGGAGCCCCCAAGGGCGGTCGGGATGGTGGGTTTGGCGTCCCCAGGCACTGCCTGTCCCTTTCCTACAGTCGCTTCTGATGTGGCTGGTGGCTGGATGCCCAGAGCCAGGGCATGGGGTTGAAGGGTCCAGGTGGTGCCAGCAGGCGTCTTCTCTCTCCAGGCCTATGGTCCTGCCCAACACGCCATTTCAACTGAGAAAATCAAAGCCAAGTACCCCGACTACGAGGTCACCTGGGCTAATGACGGCTACTGAGTACTCCCAGCCCGGGGCGTGCTGCCTCCGGCCGCCACTTCAAAGCCCCCGCCTTTGCCTGTGCTCCTCCTGCGGGGCTGGCCCTGCCTGCTCCTGCGGCAGCCCCTGGTGACGTGCTGTCCACCAGGCCTTGGAGACAGGCTAGCCTGACCACAGAATTAAACGTGTTGCCACACCTGCCAGTCTCTGAACTCTGTCCTTGGCTTCCCGCACCTTGCGTCACCACCTCCAGGGCCCCCCAGACCCTAACTAAAGCAGGTGTGTCGGGGAACACAGGAGTGGCCCCAGGGAGTGGCTGTGCACACTCAGCCCTTTGGGGTCTGATAAAGGGGCCCTGCTGATGGCCTAATTGCTCTTCCCACGGCCATCGTCCTCCAAGGCATCTTGGAGGAGGCCCGGCAAGCCCTTGCGAGAGGAATCAGGGCCTGGTCCCTCGGGCTGGCCAAGACCTGGGGCGCCCACCAGTGCTACCTCCTGTGAGCCCATCCCAGGGCTCCCCAGTGTCCTGTCTGCCCTGAGGCTCCTTCCATGACTAGCCCCATGGGGCCTGCCAGTATCCAGGGTCAGGTCGCACAGCTGCATCTACCCCACAGGCTCACATTGACTCTGGAGGCCCCTCCCAGGTCCCTCTTGCACCCGGCAGGGCTGTGGGCAGGACATGGGTTCAGGCCTTTCCCTGGGAAGCCCCATACACAGTGGGACTCCGTGGGGTGGTGCAGGGGCACCCTGGGGGCCAGGGCTGGTTATACACAGGGCACCCCCGCCTTTGTCAGCTCACTGGTCCTCCGGCCAGCCTCTCCAGACGGGCGCTGTCATGACCACATTTTACAGACcgggacactgaggctcagtgacACAGGCTCCGAGGTCACACCGTGGGAAATCACAAACAGGGCCTGGCTCCAAATACCACactccttccccagccccaaAGACCCTGCCCCCACATGGGTCTGTTTCATAAGGAACCGAAGTTTCTGGGCTCCTAGGGACCCTGTGTCTGGCACCGGACAGCACCTGGCTGCTCAGGACGAATGAATGACAGCGTGATCCTCCACACCCTGACTTGCAGATTCCCCGAGGCTGAGAACGCAGGGACCAGCTCTGGTGCACGTGCTGGACTCCTGCAGCTACTGGGCTGGTTGAGTCCTGACCTTGGCGAGCACCAGGCTATTGCCAGAGGCACAGTGAGAGGCCACGGTGGCCTCTGCCCACCCCACACTGCCGAGCAGAGTCCTGGGGGGTGCCTGGGTACCTCCCCATTCCAGTGGGAACCTCCCCTTcaccaggcagggcagggcagggtggaAGAGCCTGACCTTGTGTCTGAGGGAGCCGGGCAGGTAGGAGCTGACCCTGGGTCAGAGGCCCCCTCCTGGGGCCGCTTTCACGGCCCATGCTTGGCACCGTCAGCACTGGGTGGGGCCGGGCCGAGGGGCCCTCCACTTAACAGCAGAGTTAGTGTGTGGGGCCAGTGCAGGCTGATAACCGCACAGAACTTCCCAGGCACCCTGTGGCTGCTGCACTGCTCCCTCTGGCCCAGCcatgcctctgcccagccacctgCTGCCCGCCTTGGTCCTGTTCCTGGGTAAGTAGTTGGCCCAGCcatgcctctgcccagccacctccTGCCCGCCTTGGTCCTGTTCCTGGGTAAGTAGTCTGGTCCCACTCCTGAAGCAGGACCAGGGGCCCTGGCTTCTGAGCCTACCATCTGTGTGGCACTGACGGGCACCAGGGCTGACGCCTGAGCCCCAAAGGGAAGGAGGGTTGCAAGGTACTGCCTTGGCCGGCCTGCAAGGGGGGTGACCCGGAATCAGCCCATGGGGTCCTCAGGCCTGCCAAGCAAAGGAAGAGGCAAGACTCCCCTCCCAGTCTGGGACAAAAGGGCTCAAGAGGCACCCCCAGCTCTGCCAGCCTTCATCTGCCACCCTTGGACTGGGTGGAGCCTGTGGGGGGCCCTGGGCCGCCCATCGATGCCTCCCATTAGGGGTCGCCCTCCTAGTGCCCAGTTCCCTGCTGGGCACGCTGGGTTCCTGCTACCTTTCTTGGGGTGCCCCATGGTCAGGTCCTCACCCCCGAGCATGCCCaggccccctccccagcctcttcaGGGCTGGAAACAGGAATGTGCTGTGCTTGGTCCTGAGCCGGGTGGGAGTTCTCAGTGGGTCCCggcccctccctgccccatcTCCTGGTCTGAGGGGCTTCCCTGGACAAAAGATGTCCAGTGCTAAACCGGCTAGTCCTAGGCAGGCTGGGATGGCTGGTCACCCTGCCCCCAGGCCACCTGGCTGTCAACCTCCCAGCAGCAGGGTCCTCAGGCTGGGCCTGGGTCCCCAACCACTGCAGGAGCCCTGGCCAGGCCGTGTGCAACTTCGTGTGTGACTGCAGGGACTGCTCAGATGAGGCCCAGTGTGGTGAGCCAAGGCCAGATGGGCGGGCAGGGCCAGTGTGAGCAGGTCTGGCGCACACCTGACCACCCACTCTCCCAGGTTACCACGGGGCTTCGCCCACCCGGGGAGCCCCCTTCGCCTGTGACTTCGAGCAGGACCCCTGCGGCTGGCGGGACATTAGCACCTCAGGCTACAGCTGGCTCCGAGACAGGGCGGGGGCCGCACTGGAGGGTCCTGGGCCTCACTCAGACCACACACTGGGCACCGACTTGGGTGAGGTCAGGGCGAGTCTCTGTGCGCCCCTGTCCCAACACCCTCCTTGCTCCCTGCCCCGTCTCCTGACCTCTTTTCTGGGCCAGGCTGGTACATGGCTGTTGGAACCCACCAAGGGAAAGAGGCATCCACCGCAGTCCTGCGCTCGCCAACCCTGCGAGAGGCAGCCTCCTCCTGCAAGCTGAGGCTCTGGTACCACGCGGCCTCTGGAGGTGCACCCTGGACCCCCAAGGCTCATGGGGGGTGCCCAAGGGGAGGGCGGGTGGGCAGCTGGGGACGAGCAGGGCCGCAGCTGCCCTGGGACCCCTGACATTGCAGATGTGGCTGAGCTGCGGCTGGAGCTGACCCATGGCCCAGAGACCCTGACTCTGTGGCAGAGCACAGGGCCCTGGGGCCCTGGCTGGCAGGAGTTGGCAGTGACCACAGGCCGCATCCAGGGTGACTTCCGAGTGAGCTGGGAGGGTCTGGACGAGTGGGGGCCTTGAGGGGGGGTCTGGGCCCTGACTTAGGTCCTGAGGGCCTGTTCTCTTCAGGTGACCTTCTCTGCCACCCGAAATGCCACCCACAGGGGCGCTGTGGCTCTAGATGACCTAGAGTTCTGGGACTGTGGTCTACCCAGTAAGGCACTGGCTCTTCCTGTTCCACCCCCGGGAGGGCCCCCAGCTTGCCCACTCCCCTGCTCAGACCCTGTCTGCCCCCGAGAGCCCTCCCACTCCTGGGGCCTCAGTGAAGGGTTAACCCTGCCCCACCCAGCCCCCCAGGCCAGCTGTCCCCTGGGACACCACCACTGCCAGAACAAGGTCTGCGTGGAGCCCCAGCAGCTGTGCGACGGGGAAGACAATTGCGGGGACCTGTCTGATGAGAACCCACACACCTGTGGTGAGGCCAGGGTGGGGGCCCAGAGTGAGGCTGGGAGACTGGATGCCTCGGTGGGGGCCCTGGCACTCATCCAGGAGGGGGTACCTTGGATCCTTGGATGGTCCTTCTGGGGGTGTGGTTGCCAGGGCCACCCTGGAGCTGGGGCCATACGGCTTCAGGAAGCACTGCCTGGTGGCCCTGACACGCCCACCTCCTGCCCTAGGCCGCCACATAGCCACCGACTTTGAGACAGGCCTGGGCCCATGGAACCGCTCGGAAGGCTGGTCCCGGAACCACAGCGCTGGTGGTCCTGAGCGCCCCTCCTGGCCACGCCGTGACCACAGCCGGAACAGTGCACAGGGTGAGGCCCACAGAGGACCCGGCCCAGGCCCTGCCCACGTGGCCACAGCCCAGCGGCCCTGGCCCACTCCCGTCCTTTCCCGCAGGCTCCTTTCTGGTCTCCGTGGCCGAGCCTGGCACCCCTGCTATACTCTCCAGCCCCGAATTCCAAGCCTCAGGCACCTCTAAGTGCTCGGTGAGATGGGTGGGGCTCACAGGGCCTCCATGCTGGCTGCCCAGGTGCAGGGCCCCCAGCCAGCTCTTGGTTCCACAGCTGGTCTTCTATCACTACCTGCACGGGTCTGAGGCTGGCTGCCTCCAGCTGTTCCTGCAGACTCTAGGGCCCGGCGCCCCCCAGGCCCCCGTCCTGCTGCGGAGGCGCCGAGGGGAGCTGGGGACCGCCTGGGTCCGAGACCGTGTTGACATCCAGAGCACCCACCCCTTCCAGGTAGGGAACAGCAAGAGGGTGGGGTCTGGGGAGCCGCGCtgtgggcaggggaggggaacCCACAAGGTACCCGCTGCGGGTGGACAGGGACCAGACCCCAGGGGGAAACAGGCTGGGCACCCCCTGAGCCCCTCTGCCCTCAGATCCTCCTGGCCGGGCAGACAGGCCCAGGGGGCGTCGTGGGTCTGGACGACCTCATCCTGTCTGACCACTGCAGACCAGTCTTGGGTGAGCCTGCTGACTCTGCCCTACCCTGCCTTGCCCTGGAGAGGCACAGCACTCCCCATCCCTGCCACCTGACACCAGTTCTGCCCCCACAGAGGTGTCCACCCTGCAGCCGCTGCCTCCTGGGCCCTGggccccagccccccagcccctgctgcCCAGCTCGCGGCTCCAGGATTCCTGCAAGCAGGGGCATCTCGCCTGCGGGGACTTGTGTGTGCCCCCGGAACAACTGTGTGACTTCGAGGAGCAGTGCGCAGGGGGCGAGGACGAGCAGGCCTGCGGTAAAGGGGCTcaacctcctgctgtgcagccaaCGGGGTAGACGCGGGGGCAGGCTGAGGACTCTGAGGACTCTGCCATTCAGTGCCGGCTGCTGTTTCAGGCACCACAGACTTTGAGTCTCCTGAGGCCGGGGGCTGGGAGGACGCCAGCGTGGGGCGGCTGCAGTGGCGGCGTCTCTCAGCCCAGGAGAGCCAGGGGTCCAGTGCAGCTGCTGCTGGTGAGGCCCAAGGCCCAAGGCTCAAGCCCCCACCCGGGTGTGAGCAGCGTCCTCAGAGGGATCTCTGCTCTGCCTCTGCACTACAGAGGGTCTCTGGACTGGGGATCCCTGAGGGAGAGAGTGGGGCCCTGGAAGGGATGAGGCTCTGAGCACCTTGCTCTTCCCCTAGGGCACTTCCTGTCTCTGCAGAGGGCCTGGGGGCAGCTAAGTGCTGAGGCCCGGGTCCTTACACCCCTCCTTGGCCCTTCTGGCCCCAGATGTGAACTCCACCTGGCTTATTATTTACAGAGTCAGCTCCGAGGTACCGCCACCCTCTGCAAGCTCCCTGGCCAGCCCCTGGGTGCTCCCTGCACAGTGGGAGGGGTCTGAGGCCGGGTAACCCACAGTGCCCCCTGCCCCGCTGGCCAGGCTTCCTGGCACTAGTTGTGGTGGACAACGGCTCCCGGGAGCTGGCATGGCAGGCCCTGAGCAGCAGTGCAGGCAGCTGGAAGGTGGACAAGGTCCTTCTAGGGGCCCGCCGCCGGCCCTTCCGGGTGAGGAGGGCAGCCCAGAGTGGGAGCTCCACTGGAGCGGGCACTGACTTAACGGTCCTCCTCATCCCCCTACCCCATGAAGCTGGAGTTTGTCGGTTTGGCGGACTTGGATGGCCCTGACCAGCAGGGAGCTGGGGTGGACAACGTGACCCTGAGGGACTGTAGCCCCACAGTGACCACCGAGAGAGACAGAGGTTCCTGCTGCCTATCCTCACTCCCGCCTGGGTGCTCCCCTTACACTCCTCCAGGGACCCCGGAGCTTCCACCTTCTCAGGgctctggagggggaggggggaaggtgTGTGACgccacctggccccacccccagaggTCTCCTGTAACTTTGAGCGGGACACATGCAGCTGGTACCCAGGCCACCTCTCAGACACACACTGGCGCTGGGTGGAGAGCCGCGGGCCTGACCACGACCACACCACAGGCCAAGGTACGACAGCACTCAGGCCGGGGGTGGCTTTCAGATGGGAGTGGGGCATCTCTGCAGCACAGCCCCATGTCCCCTGCAGGCCACTCAGGCCGGGGGTGGCTTTCAGACGGGAGTGGGGCATCTCTGCAGCACAGCTCCATGTCCCCTGCAGGCCACTTTGTGCTCCTGGACCCCACAGACCCCCTGGCCTGGGGCCACAGCGCCCACCTGCTCTCCAGGCCCCAGGTGCCAACAGCACCCACGGAGTGTCTCAGCTTCTGGTACCACCTCCATGGGCCCCAGATTGGTGAGTGGACCTGGGAGCAGGGCAGGGCCTGTGGGGAGGCCCCCGGGGGTTCAGAGTCCCCCGCTCTGACACCCATCAAGGCACAGGAGGAAGGTCAGTTATGGACTGGTCCCCTCCCTGCAGGGACTCTGCGCCTAGCCATGAGACGGGAAGGGGAGGAGACACACCTATGGTCACGGTCGGGCACCCAGGGCAACCGCTGGCATGAGGCCTGGGCCACCCTTTCCCACCAGCCTGGCTCCCGTGCCCAGTACCAGGTGAGGCCTGGCACCCGGGTGGGAGGACAGAGCAGGGCCCCTGGCCAGCTGACACCTTCCACCCCTAGCTGCTGTTCGAGGGCCTCCGGGACGGATACCATGGCACCATGGCGCTGGATGATGTGGCCGTGCGGCCGGGCCCCTGCTGGGCCCCTAATTACTGCTCCTTTGAGGACTCAGACTGCGGCTTCTCCCCTGGAGGCCAGGGTCTCTGGAGGCGGCAGGCCAGTGCCTCAGGCCATGCTGCCTGGGGCCCCCCAACAGACCATACCACTGAGACAGCCCAAGGTATGGGGGCCTGGCAGGGGCAGGGATTAAGGGGCTGGCCAGGGGCTGGCAGGCTGATGCTGGCACCTCCAGGGCACTACATGGTGGTGGACACAAGCCCAGACGCACTGCCCCGGGGTCAGACGGCCTCCCTGACCTCCAAGGAGCACAGGCCCCTGGCCCAGCCTGCTTGTCTGACCTTCTGGTACCACGGGAGCCTCCGCAGCCCAGGTGAGGGGCTTTGGGAGGGGGCCCCAATGGGCTCAGGGAAGCTTGGCCTGATGTCCCCACCAGCCTTGTGCTGAGGCCACTGAGGAGCCTCTTGCGCCCGCCAGGCCGGGAGCCTGGGAGCTCAGACCAGGGCCTGCAGGTGCTCTCCCCGCACTGCTGACCTGGGCCGCCCCTGCTGGCAGGCACCCTGCGGGTCTACCTGGAGGAGCGCGGGAGGCACCAGGTGCTCAACCTCAGTGCCCACGGCGGGCTTGCCTGGCGCCTGGGCAGCGTGGACGTGCAGGCCGAGCGAGCCTGGAGGGTGAGTGCAGGGTGgggtgcccctccccctcccccgagGGCTGCCTGGACCCGCTGAGGCTGCCCTGCCCTGCACCCGCCAGGTGGTGTTTGAGGCAGTGGCCACAGACGTGGCACACTCCTACGTGGCTCTGGATGATCTGCTCCTCCAGGACGGGCCCTGCCCTCAGCCAGGTGGGAGCCCTGCTGTGGCCTCGGCCCTGCTCTGGGGCGACTGCCTAGCCCTTTCCCTTCGTAGTAGTGGTGCCCAGGGCTTGGGCCGTGTGGCAGCACCACTCACCCACCCATGTCCTGCAGGTTCCTGTGATTTTGAGTCTGGCCTGTGTGGCTGgagccacctggcctggcccAGCCTGGGCGGATACAGCTGGGACTGGGGCGGGGGAGCCACCCCGTCTCGTTACCCCCAGCCCCCTGTGGACCACACCCTGGGTACAGAGGCAGGTATGTGCCCACTGGAGCCAGGTGGAGAGGCACACACAGCCACCTAGCCTCCTGCTGCCCACCCACAGAGTACATGCCCCATCCAGAGGAGGCCCTGCTCACCCAGCCTCTGCTCGGGCCCTGAGGGCTGGCTCTGCCCATCAGCTGGGCATCAGCCTCCTCTTGTTCCCAGGCCACTTTGCCTTCTTTGAAACTGGCGTGCTGGGCCCTGGGGGCCGGGCCGCCTGGCTGCGCAGCGAGCCTCTGCcggccaccccagcctcctgcctccgCTTCTGGTATCACATGGGCTTTCCTGAGCACTTCTGTGAGTCTGGCTGGGCCAATGGGTGCCTGGGCAATGGGGGCAGCAGGGGTCCAGGagcagaggtggggagggggcctCCCCAGCCTGCCCCTGGTTAGGCGTGCAGGAGCCCCAGGACCTCAGGCCTGACACGCCCTGGCCCTGCTCTCAGACAAGGGGGAGCTGAAGGTGCTGCTGCACAGTGCCCAGGGCCAGCTGGCTGTGTGGGGCGCAGGCGGGCATCGGCGGCACCAGTGGCTGGAGGCCCAGGTGGAGGTAGCCAGTGCCAAGGAGTTCCAGGTGAGGCCGGCTGTGGGCCAggagcctcctcctcctccacccaggGCCCATACAGACTCCTTTCCTTCCCTATCAGATCGTGTTTGAAGCCACTCTGGGCAGCCAGCCAGCCCTGGGGCCCATTGCCCTGGATGATGTGGAGTATCTGGCCGGGCAGCGTTGCCAGCAGCCTGCCCCCAGCCCGGGTGAGCCCTGGGCTGCAGTGGAGGCACGGAGGAGGGCCCAAGGGGCCAGCCCAGCTCGGGGTTTGCCAGGCTTACCAGCGTGTGGTCCCAGGAGCTGCGAGCATGCTGCACCCAGACAGGACAAGAGAGCTGCCAGGCCCAGGCCCTGTGCCCTCCCCACTCTGCCTTGCTCACCCCTGGGGccgctgcccaggctgggctgtcCCTGGGGTGCAGCCTTTGGGGCCTGCCCTGCCTGGCTGTGGCCTCTGTGCTCCCTGTGCCCACACCCAGGGCAAGGTCCATCCTGGAGGAACCGCCAGCCGGGT from Pongo abelii isolate AG06213 chromosome 13, NHGRI_mPonAbe1-v2.0_pri, whole genome shotgun sequence includes these protein-coding regions:
- the PHPT1 gene encoding 14 kDa phosphohistidine phosphatase isoform X2 — protein: MAAADLAHIPDVDIDSDGVFKYVLIRVHSASRSGAPVAESKEIVRGYKWAEYHADIYDKVSGDMQKQGCDCECLGGGRISHQSQDKKIHVYGYSMQMRPTCVPLGASGPRIHHQGLWSCPTRHFN
- the PHPT1 gene encoding 14 kDa phosphohistidine phosphatase isoform X1; amino-acid sequence: MAAADLAHIPDVDIDSDGVFKYVLIRVHSASRSGAPVAESKEIVRGYKWAEYHADIYDKVSGDMQKQGCDCECLGGGRISHQSQDKKIHVYGYSMAYGPAQHAISTEKIKAKYPDYEVTWANDGY
- the PHPT1 gene encoding 14 kDa phosphohistidine phosphatase, translating into MAAADLAHIPDVDIDSDGVFKYVLIRVHSASRSGAPVAESKEIVRGYKWAEYHADIYDKVSGDMQKQGCDCECLGGGRISHQSQDKKIHVYGYSMMRPTCVPLGASGPRIHHQGLWSCPTRHFN
- the MAMDC4 gene encoding apical endosomal glycoprotein, translated to MPLPSHLLPALVLFLGASLDKRCPVLNRLVLGRLGWLVTLPPGHLAVNLPAAGSSGWAWVPNHCRSPGQAVCNFVCDCRDCSDEAQCGYHGASPTRGAPFACDFEQDPCGWRDISTSGYSWLRDRAGAALEGPGPHSDHTLGTDLGWYMAVGTHQGKEASTAVLRSPTLREAASSCKLRLWYHAASGDVAELRLELTHGPETLTLWQSTGPWGPGWQELAVTTGRIQGDFRVTFSATRNATHRGAVALDDLEFWDCGLPSKALALPVPPPGGPPACPLPCSDPVCPREPSHSWGLSEGLTLPHPAPQASCPLGHHHCQNKVCVEPQQLCDGEDNCGDLSDENPHTCGRHIATDFETGLGPWNRSEGWSRNHSAGGPERPSWPRRDHSRNSAQGSFLVSVAEPGTPAILSSPEFQASGTSKCSVRWVGLTGPPCWLPRCRAPSQLLVPQLVFYHYLHGSEAGCLQLFLQTLGPGAPQAPVLLRRRRGELGTAWVRDRVDIQSTHPFQILLAGQTGPGGVVGLDDLILSDHCRPVLEVSTLQPLPPGPWAPAPQPLLPSSRLQDSCKQGHLACGDLCVPPEQLCDFEEQCAGGEDEQACGTTDFESPEAGGWEDASVGRLQWRRLSAQESQGSSAAAAGHFLSLQRAWGQLSAEARVLTPLLGPSGPRCELHLAYYLQSQLREVSCNFERDTCSWYPGHLSDTHWRWVESRGPDHDHTTGQGHFVLLDPTDPLAWGHSAHLLSRPQVPTAPTECLSFWYHLHGPQIGEWTWEQGRACGEAPGGSESPALTPIKAQEEGQLWTGPLPAGTLRLAMRREGEETHLWSRSGTQGNRWHEAWATLSHQPGSRAQYQLLFEGLRDGYHGTMALDDVAVRPGPCWAPNYCSFEDSDCGFSPGGQGLWRRQASASGHAAWGPPTDHTTETAQGHYMVVDTSPDALPRGQTASLTSKEHRPLAQPACLTFWYHGSLRSPGTLRVYLEERGRHQVLNLSAHGGLAWRLGSVDVQAERAWRVVFEAVATDVAHSYVALDDLLLQDGPCPQPGGSPAVASALLWGDCLALSLRSSGAQGLGRVAAPLTHPCPAGSCDFESGLCGWSHLAWPSLGGYSWDWGGGATPSRYPQPPVDHTLGTEAGHFAFFETGVLGPGGRAAWLRSEPLPATPASCLRFWYHMGFPEHFYKGELKVLLHSAQGQLAVWGAGGHRRHQWLEAQVEVASAKEFQIVFEATLGSQPALGPIALDDVEYLAGQRCQQPAPSPGDTATPVSVPAAVGSALLLLMLLVLLGLGGRRWLQKRGSCPFQSNREATAPGFDNILFNVDGVSLPASVTSDP